The DNA segment CACATTTCTCATCTAATGATCTTATTTTGTCAGTTTTAGTCTTAGCAATTTTAAGTTATCGCAAGGAGCACGTAGGACATTTGACTggttaaaattaaaattgatgtcATCTCTTTCATTATATAGCTTATTGCATGGCCTGAACTTTATATGAAACTCTTGTGACCAAGTTTCTGCTAATTATTGTCTCTAGATGCATTGGGGAAACCGATTGACCTCTGATCCTTTCAAACAAATATGGCAAATTTGTCTTCAGTTAATAATCATGGAAGTATTTACTAGCAACTACagaaaaaaataatgtcatcttgtATCTTTGTAGATTACAATGTTTACTACTTGGGGTGTTTGGAGTGCCTATTTAGATTTTCCATGCCTTTAATGTTTGCTATTTATTTAGCTTGTATCTAGTTAGAAATGTTTGTATGCAACAGGACGTGGCCTTAATTTTTCAtgcccttaatttttttttttcctgtacgAGCATCATCAAAACCTAACTAAATTGTAACCAGTAACCTGCAACACTAGCTTTAGCGTATAACACCCAGGTCATGGTTTTCAGGTCACCATGACTAATTAGAAAATCATATTTTAGTATGTGCCTAAGGAATTTTGTTATAAATACAGTACTTATTCCTTGCGGAATGATACAGAAATAATGTGAATCATCCTATTCTGTGAAAAGAGGGGCTTGATGACCTAAGCTGAACTGCTTTGATGTGGAGAATTATTACTGGAAGAAGAATattctttttctattattttttgaACTGAATAGATCTATCTTTGTGCAATAGGATAAAACTCTCAATTTTCTTGTCTTttatttgttcctttttttttttgtaaacagaTATTTCTGCTGCTATGCTAGATGCACCACGATTTGATGATCACTAATGAAACATGAATTCATATACAAGATAATGTTTGTAGGGTTGAACATGTCTCATGTTTTTGCAATATTGGAGGCATTATGAAGCATGAATTCATATACTAAGATAATATTTCTAGAGTCGAACATGTCTCATGTTTTTGCCACATTTGGAGGCGGCATGTTGGAGGTACACACAACTTGGCGAGGAGCCCCTACTTGTGCTCCAGACCTTAAAAAACCAAGAATGTCAGCTTTGTTTCAATAAAAAAGTGAACCAACGTTATTTCTGGAGGGATTTCTGAGGTCTGCAAAGCATGCAGTGAAGGCAAACATATTAACATATCAGCTTTCTCCTATATGGAAAATTTGTTGAATCTGTGTTCATCATTAACTTATATTAATGACACTACAAGAAGCAGAAAAATCGGTCGTCATCTGTGCAGTTCAAACATGGTCTTCTTTAGTTATTTGATAGATAATTTGCACTTTATTTGTGAATACATACATCAGTGGTTTGTCGATGCTGGACGTCATAGTGTAGGTTCTTATGCAAGTAACAATTTAATTCTTTGCTTGCTCCTATAAGCCTTGCCTAATGCAatatttttgaattttgaaacagaACACCGAACCCTGGTCAAGAATCTTCCAAAATGCAGAGAGTTTCCATGCCAGGGCATGTTTCGCAACTGCAAGGAAGTAGGTTTACTCAAAACGGATGGCCAAATATGCTCCATCAAAACCAATCAAAAAACATCCCTACTTTCATGGACGAATTCAAATATGGTTTTCCAGAAAATGGTCTATCATCAACTTCATTCAAATGGTGGGGAATCAGCAGGCTAGAAGAAACCGAAAGGACCATGCCAGGAGAAGGAGAAACTACGACCGAGAAGGATGACAATCAAGAGGTACAGGACTCATCAAATGAAGGCGAAGAACCTGATTCTGGTGCGGAGGACAATGTTATCGTAACCAAGCCATCTGCTTTACTGTGCTCTCTGAGAAGAAAATCTGTTGAATATGGGCGCGAGTCACTCAAGAGAGGGATTTCGGTGGCCGGAATACCCAACAAACTCACGAAGAGGCAGAAGCTAACATTATCCCAAGTATTTGGGTCATCTTTACCAGAGGAATGGAAGGAAAACTTCTCGTGATCCTTCACTGAGTAATTTAATTTCCATGACCAAATGACAGGAGTCTGTTCTTGACTAGGCATCGGAAAGACGATACTTTATATCAAACTCGATCGTTTTCTAATCCTAACTGCAGTTTCCTTGTCACAACCTCGAGTGTTTTTTGCCTGTCATCTTCTTGTACATCCTAGTTTGTCTTCCTTCTCGGTGAGAAGGTTATCACTTCATCTATCTTCAGCTTCATGGAATGGCGATGAGAAAATCTGAAATAAGATAATATTATTGCATTTCGAATTAAAATCCTTTGCTCAAGTCTGCTGCTTGTAGCTGAGCATTAGAATTATAACTTAATTGGTGTGCTTATGATACATATTCATGATCGAGAAATATTTTACCGAAGGGTATCAGATAAAAGTTAATGCCCAAACTACATATTCTAGTGTTTTGTACATCTCGGTCCTCTCAGATCACATGCGAACTGTCGCATTCCAACACAGCCCGAACGAGCTCGTTCCACAGTGAGACTCGCACGCTTCTTGATGGCGATCCAGCTCAGGATTGCTTGGCCTGAAGCGAAGCTGTCGGTGCCCGTGTTCTGTACGTGCCACCTATTCCGTCCTTCGAATTCATGTAGGCAACAGTGCGAAGCTTGTCTTCAGGTGGATCATACTAGATTTATAGTACTGAATCATGAGATAAATTCCTATGTTTCGCTCCTCAGGATTTCAAGTGCAGGAGCGCTCGAAGGtgatcttttttttgtttgtttactTGGGTGATAAAGACTCGTGCTTAGCTTACTGGGcacgaatgaatgaatgaatgaatgaatgaatggatTATTTAGTCGAATAAGCAGCTTTGCATCACGCTTTTGTCGAGTCACTTAGTAAAACCTTGTGCAGTGTATGTCCCTATCTTTCTTCCACGTGAAAGCTGCAACCCTTGCAGACGAAATCCTTGAATCCCACATGACATCCATACCTCCGGTAGAAAACTTCTAAACGCATGCAGAGTTTGATTGTGGAAGAAATGCTGCAAGATGTGCTACATTTATCCTGGAATCAATTAAAGGTTTCTCTAATAGCAAGACAACAACAAATTCTCACTACAACCGACCAGAATCAGATCCATCATAACAATGCAGAAAGCCACTCTTCGGTGTTGTCTTCTTGGTTGGGGTTCAGGCATACCCGCAGCTCCCATAACCTGCAAAAGGTAAGAGAGAACAAATGTGTGTGAGATCTACACGGGTGTCGTTCGAATGGGGCACATGATCGGAGATCTCACTTGGGTCGGTGGCGACCACGAGGCCGGAGTTCTTGAAGAAGCAGTTCCACGGGTTCCTTCCTCTGGACTGGTAGTAGAGGTTCATGGCGATGGAAGCGTGGGACATGAGGTTGTCCGGGTAAAAGCACGTGCGGCCCCTCTGCAGCACGCTACAGTCCACCTGAGAGCAGGCGTAGTTGATGTTTCCCAGAAGAGTTGCTTCGTCCGACGAAGGTTTCGCTACGCACCAAGTTTTCTGCAACAAAGCAACGACAACGTCTGCATCGACTTCCATGACATGGGGTGGAATGGACAAGACGAGCACAGTTCGGGAAGCAAAATGCCGAACAACTACAGTTAGTGAGGCGCATAATTAGGTCCGTCGGTGTTACCTGCCCCTGCACCGACTGCATTCCCCCTGTCATCACAAGGTTTAGAGCAGAGATCAGAAGAAGATGGCGACAAACAGCGGCTAAGGGATCAAGCAAGTCACGAGCTAACCTGTGGCGAAGCAGATCAGGAGCAGCACAAAAGAGAGGAAGACGAAGGAGGGAGTTCTCGCAGTTCCTCTTGCCATTTCTCTACCCCTTCTGTTTGCTGGCCgtaggaggagggaggagatcgAACCTGGTCGTCTTCTTCAGCGTGGAAGCGAGAGCCAGAGCGAGCTGTCGATGATGGGGGATAAGAAAGCAAGCTCCCTGACCGGGCCCGGAGTGGGACCCGGTCAGAAACATGTTATTCGAGACCTACGAGCGGCGCATACTCCACGTGGCCTACGTGTCGGTGGTCGCGGTGGCTTGGATTCTCGGGCGAGCCCGACAAGATTACGAAAAGTGGGCCCCAGAGAAACGCCTCGTGATACGATTTGTGTCCCGATTCCGTCGCAACTCCGATGGCACGTCAGCTTAACGGACCTTTTCGCCTCTCTTCCCTCCGGCGAGCCACAGTGCAACCAAAAAGGAGGGACCGACTCTTCTTTTTGCCCTTTGGGTCTCCTCACCGCTGTGAAGAGAACGACGCTTCTTGTTCTGCGTACATCACTGCTTTTCCAGCATTCATCTCTTCACATGCCATCACGTTGCCCTTCCACGGACCGTCCCGTGTTTCCTAGCCTTTGTCACGGTTCATCCCCAGTCATTTCTGTGTGCCATGTGAATGTTCTCTGGTGCAGCAAATTACTGCATTGGCTACTGATATCATGTGCAGGCATTGCAATCCTGATATCATGGAATCCACTGCCAATCTATACCTTGGTTCATCAATACGTACCCAAATTTGTTGAACTGTCCCACATGAGCAAGAAGAACACGAAAATAAATTAATACACTTCTAAGATTGCCAAATCCACTTGCATTTGATTACATCATTAGTTCAATGAACCAGTCTGATATACGATTCTATAGAAACGCAGCATGTCCGAATAGTACAACAGAAAGTTTGATCATCATGAGCAACCACATAGGTAGGTAATTTCTTCAGAAGAACGAGGAACCAACTTAGGCGGAAACCTAAGAGCCAAATCTTTCTCTGTCGTGCGGAGAAGAATAATCTACACCGGGACCAACCGGAATTATCCCAAACGGATTGATAGAAGGATGGCTTCCGTAGTAGTGCTTCTTTATGTGTGCCATATTCACCGTGCTGCTCATGCCTGGAATTTGGTATATGTCTTTGGTGTAATTGAACAGATTTGGATATTCACGCAAGTGTTTTTTGTTGCACTTGAAATGAACAGTATAGACCTGTGGAAATCACATATAGTTCAGTGATCGAGTGGGCATCCGAAATAACATACTATAGTCTAATGGCCTAATTTGATGATGCTTTTTAAAAGTACAGTCGATAGGTTGAAAACCAGAAATCTATCGATACCAGTCATAAACTAGTTTACAGATACGAGAAACGGAAGCATAGTcaatatttatccagattccaATGCAAATAATAAAGCACCTTAGTAGACATTTAAGACATCAGATTCAACAGTATCTTAATAAAAACAAAAAGTCTTGCCCTGTGATTAGAGAAACCTATTGAATCAGAACATAAATGTTTTGTTGAGGGCGTGCTTACAATTCAATCTAACTATAATTGGGGAAGAGATGGCACTAGCCATTCCACCAAAAGTTACCAGATGAAGTTTCTGTTAGAATATATGGtccttttattgaataagatatataatagaattgggttccgttgcgatattttagccaagactaagtccactacggaacgattcctcggagatatccttgatgggaggaaatcttctgagatctcatctcatcgtagaccctctgctctcgcctataaacggacaggatctctagtggttgagggtgtgttagtgtgttagagcgtcataacgttgacacgtatagacgcatctctccgttgaggaattcagttattctcctcgactctctccccgaaaccctctccccaaatccatcaatctgtgtgatcccgtgaaaggataggaagagaggagaaagggtctactcttcgcactccctgcagattccgtagcgcgatcggattaaagacggagcctgcagcaatcttggatcacggtgtgctgagcagatcaaacaaaatctctgaacggatggcatctaaaggtacgcatcgtataattagatctatgtattgaatttcaatcctggcatataggttaattccgcataattgatttagcataattacagatttttatgtttacaattggtatcagagcctggttttttgaaattatgcattagatctgtaaattaatttacgatgcataattacctttatcttccaagaactgctaagcagtaatggtcaccgtcgacctcgctgcgaATCTGCGATTACG comes from the Musa acuminata AAA Group cultivar baxijiao chromosome BXJ1-10, Cavendish_Baxijiao_AAA, whole genome shotgun sequence genome and includes:
- the LOC104001034 gene encoding glucan endo-1,3-beta-D-glucosidase isoform X1, with the translated sequence MARGTARTPSFVFLSFVLLLICFATGGMQSVQGQVTPTDLIMRLTNYVVVALLQKTWCVAKPSSDEATLLGNINYACSQVDCSVLQRGRTCFYPDNLMSHASIAMNLYYQSRGRNPWNCFFKNSGLVVATDPSYGSCGYA
- the LOC104001034 gene encoding major pollen allergen Ole e 10 isoform X2, coding for MARGTARTPSFVFLSFVLLLICFATGGMQSVQGQKTWCVAKPSSDEATLLGNINYACSQVDCSVLQRGRTCFYPDNLMSHASIAMNLYYQSRGRNPWNCFFKNSGLVVATDPSYGSCGYA
- the LOC104001033 gene encoding uncharacterized protein LOC104001033, encoding MTSAPQRLEASGSRSPRPQQQQQARPPPSGTLTFDEISKLFSLPIAEAAPVLGVCTSVLKKICRDYGIVRWPYRKYLAGKTVEDIRRDIAKERSKELADLSKTNQKNDVSNVMSSPVGSLSALTPNPGQESSKMQRVSMPGHVSQLQGSRFTQNGWPNMLHQNQSKNIPTFMDEFKYGFPENGLSSTSFKWWGISRLEETERTMPGEGETTTEKDDNQEVQDSSNEGEEPDSGAEDNVIVTKPSALLCSLRRKSVEYGRESLKRGISVAGIPNKLTKRQKLTLSQVFGSSLPEEWKENFS